One genomic segment of Desulfatiglans sp. includes these proteins:
- a CDS encoding cold shock domain-containing protein, translating to MMNDIPEIRKRASELRKTENYTEAASLYGELWLDHREVCNEWDGWGYATCLRKTGNSEMALEICREVYKEHPKFEKGNDLYAWCIYDTEIKKSDEDIKKDEKSFYKAANAILELTQQSQYSPYTKTVFQVIDYITKNNASYPADNVLQWVNRLDPKSLSHVPFSFKDKEQKEREILSDHEKYYTVKTKALYIYGVYQECIDLCNAALKEINKFHYNNDIWLKRRVALAKSKLGDKESALTELECILIAKKEWFIQYELAQICYEMGDREKALKYCVEAALNYGKDENKWELFLFMAQILKDMGEPDIAKQHLAFAVIIREEKGWKIPETLNRMISECDIQDIGSLKRKELYSQLKSFWDLKKYSDLPLMNGTVKTILPNGKAGFITGDDKNDYYFEVSEFKGNIRALNTGLKVKYSIANSFDKKKNIKTKKAILIKEIKENRSA from the coding sequence ATGATGAACGATATTCCAGAAATAAGGAAAAGAGCTTCTGAACTTAGAAAGACTGAGAACTATACAGAGGCAGCATCTCTCTATGGTGAGTTATGGCTTGATCATAGAGAGGTATGTAATGAATGGGATGGATGGGGTTATGCTACCTGCCTTCGTAAAACCGGTAATTCTGAAATGGCACTGGAAATTTGCCGGGAGGTATATAAGGAGCACCCTAAATTTGAAAAAGGTAACGATCTATATGCCTGGTGTATTTATGATACCGAAATAAAGAAGAGTGACGAAGATATTAAAAAGGATGAAAAGAGCTTCTATAAGGCTGCCAATGCAATCTTGGAACTCACTCAACAAAGCCAGTATTCACCCTATACTAAAACTGTATTTCAGGTTATCGATTACATAACCAAGAACAATGCTTCATATCCGGCAGATAATGTTCTCCAATGGGTGAATAGATTGGATCCAAAATCTTTATCCCATGTCCCATTTTCTTTTAAAGATAAAGAACAAAAAGAAAGAGAGATTCTATCAGACCATGAAAAATATTATACAGTAAAAACCAAAGCTTTGTATATTTATGGTGTTTATCAGGAGTGTATAGACCTTTGCAATGCAGCACTTAAAGAAATCAATAAATTCCATTATAATAACGACATCTGGTTAAAGCGAAGAGTTGCGCTTGCGAAATCAAAGTTAGGGGATAAAGAAAGTGCTTTAACTGAACTGGAATGTATCCTGATTGCAAAAAAAGAATGGTTCATCCAGTATGAATTGGCACAAATTTGCTATGAGATGGGAGATAGAGAAAAGGCGTTAAAGTATTGTGTTGAAGCAGCATTGAATTATGGGAAGGATGAAAACAAATGGGAGCTTTTTCTTTTCATGGCACAAATATTGAAGGATATGGGAGAGCCCGATATTGCAAAGCAGCATTTAGCATTTGCTGTAATAATTAGAGAAGAAAAAGGTTGGAAAATCCCTGAAACTTTGAATAGAATGATTTCAGAATGCGATATCCAAGATATTGGCAGTTTAAAAAGGAAAGAATTATATAGTCAGCTTAAATCATTTTGGGATTTAAAAAAATATTCAGACCTGCCATTAATGAATGGTACAGTAAAAACAATTCTCCCAAATGGAAAAGCAGGATTTATTACTGGCGATGATAAAAATGATTACTATTTTGAGGTTAGTGAATTTAAGGGAAATATAAGAGCATTGAACACAGGGCTGAAAGTTAAGTATAGTATTGCCAATAGCTTTGATAAGAAAAAAAATATAAAAACAAAAAAAGCAATATTAATAAAGGAGATAAAAGAAAACCGATCCGCTTAA